The following proteins are encoded in a genomic region of Halodesulfovibrio sp.:
- the greA gene encoding transcription elongation factor GreA, with the protein MSSIPISIEGFEKVKKELEALKKERPEVIQAIKEAREEGDLSENAGYDAARERQGMLEARISYIESQMARYNVIDLKTLGGDKVTFGATVEIEDLDSGEVKKYTLLGPDEADYQNGSISALSPVGKAMLGKEEGDEFVVNAPKGRISYEIVSIEFDH; encoded by the coding sequence ATGAGCAGTATTCCTATTTCTATTGAAGGCTTTGAAAAAGTAAAAAAAGAGCTTGAGGCTCTGAAAAAAGAGCGTCCTGAAGTTATTCAGGCTATTAAAGAAGCTCGTGAAGAAGGCGACCTCAGTGAAAACGCTGGGTACGACGCTGCACGTGAACGTCAGGGCATGCTCGAAGCACGCATCTCCTACATTGAATCACAGATGGCTCGCTACAATGTTATCGATCTCAAAACTCTCGGCGGCGACAAAGTAACCTTTGGTGCAACTGTAGAGATTGAAGACCTTGATTCTGGCGAAGTGAAAAAATACACTCTGCTCGGTCCAGACGAAGCAGACTACCAGAATGGCAGCATTTCCGCACTTTCTCCTGTCGGCAAAGCAATGCTCGGCAAAGAAGAAGGCGACGAATTTGTTGTAAACGCACCTAAAGGACGTATTTCTTACGAAATCGTTTCTATTGAATTCGATCATTAG